From Lysobacter silvisoli, the proteins below share one genomic window:
- the lpxH gene encoding UDP-2,3-diacylglucosamine diphosphatase yields MTTLFISDLHLDAERPQTTELFGRFLRSEARGADALYILGDLFEAWVGDDDPSETGAFVAAELRALAGSGVPVYFIRGNRDFLLGDDYARRAGMRILADPSVVMLYGHPVLIGHGDQLCIDDVAYQQFRAQTRDPAWQAQFLAQPLAARLAFAQQARAASKAHQSGLRDAGRMETLTDVSPAEVDSVFVRYGLDTLIHGHTHRPAVHELMAGGRPRRRVVLGDWYDQGSVLRVNANMMKLEGLS; encoded by the coding sequence ATGACCACGTTGTTCATTTCCGACCTGCACCTGGACGCCGAACGCCCGCAGACCACCGAGCTGTTCGGCCGTTTCCTGCGCTCCGAGGCCCGCGGCGCCGACGCGCTGTACATCCTGGGCGACCTGTTCGAGGCCTGGGTGGGCGACGACGACCCCTCCGAAACCGGTGCTTTCGTCGCCGCCGAGCTGCGCGCCCTGGCCGGGTCCGGCGTGCCGGTGTACTTCATCCGCGGCAACCGCGATTTCCTGCTCGGCGACGACTACGCCCGCCGCGCCGGCATGCGCATCCTGGCCGACCCCTCGGTGGTGATGCTGTACGGCCATCCGGTGCTGATCGGCCACGGCGACCAGCTGTGCATCGACGACGTGGCCTACCAGCAGTTCCGCGCCCAGACCCGCGACCCGGCCTGGCAGGCGCAGTTCCTGGCCCAGCCGCTGGCCGCTCGCCTGGCCTTCGCCCAGCAGGCGCGCGCGGCGAGCAAGGCCCATCAATCCGGCCTGCGCGATGCCGGCCGCATGGAGACCCTGACCGACGTGTCGCCGGCCGAGGTCGACAGCGTGTTCGTGCGCTACGGCCTGGACACCCTGATCCACGGCCACACCCACCGCCCGGCCGTGCACGAGCTGATGGCCGGCGGCCGCCCGCGCCGGCGCGTGGTGCTGGGCGACTGGTACGACCAGGGCTCGGTGCTGCGGGTGAACGCGAACATGATGAAGCTGGAAGGCTTGAGCTAA
- the gltX gene encoding glutamate--tRNA ligase, whose translation MSCRTRFAPSPTGYLHIGGARTALYCWLEARRAGGQFILRIEDTDQERSTQAAIDAILEAMDWLGLGYDEGPIYQTQRLARYREVAEQMVAAGTAYYAYETKEELAAARDAAMAAKEKPRYNGAYRDRNEPYRDDPNRVIRFKNPLEGTVTFEDKVKGTIEIANSELDDLVIFRADGYPTYNFAVVVDDLDMAITDVVRGDDHVNNTPRQINIYRALGAPVPRFSHLPMILDEEGNKLSKRTGAADVMQYRDAGYLPHALLNYLVRLGWSHGDQEIFSIEEMTRLFKLEDVNSKASRLDAAKLGWLNQQYLKNDAPADVARHLEWHLRELGYDLAAGPAPADVVVALRDRVQTLKDMAERAAVWYRPLEQYDEAAVAKHLTAAAQAPLAEARSRLAALDAWTAEGVAAALHAAAEALGIGMGKVAQPLRVAITGTQVSPDISHTVYLAGRDGALQRIDAALIKIPE comes from the coding sequence ATGAGCTGCCGCACCCGCTTCGCCCCCAGTCCCACCGGCTACCTGCACATCGGCGGCGCGCGCACCGCGCTGTACTGCTGGCTGGAGGCGCGCCGCGCGGGCGGGCAGTTCATCCTGCGCATCGAGGACACCGACCAGGAGCGCAGCACCCAGGCCGCGATCGACGCGATCCTGGAGGCGATGGACTGGCTGGGCCTGGGTTACGACGAAGGCCCGATCTACCAGACCCAGCGCCTGGCGCGTTACCGCGAAGTGGCCGAGCAGATGGTCGCCGCCGGCACCGCCTACTACGCCTACGAGACCAAGGAGGAGCTGGCCGCCGCGCGCGACGCGGCGATGGCGGCCAAGGAGAAGCCGCGCTACAACGGCGCCTACCGCGACCGCAACGAGCCCTACCGCGACGATCCCAACCGGGTGATCCGCTTCAAGAACCCGCTCGAGGGCACGGTGACGTTCGAGGACAAGGTCAAGGGCACCATCGAGATCGCCAACAGCGAACTCGACGACCTGGTGATCTTCCGCGCCGACGGCTATCCCACCTACAACTTCGCCGTCGTGGTCGACGACCTGGACATGGCGATCACCGACGTGGTGCGCGGCGACGACCATGTCAACAACACTCCGCGCCAGATCAACATCTACCGCGCGCTGGGCGCGCCGGTGCCGCGCTTCTCGCATCTGCCGATGATCCTGGACGAGGAAGGCAACAAGCTGTCCAAGCGCACCGGCGCGGCCGACGTGATGCAGTACCGCGACGCCGGCTACCTGCCGCACGCGCTGCTGAACTACCTGGTGCGGCTGGGCTGGTCGCACGGCGATCAGGAGATCTTCTCGATCGAGGAAATGACCCGCTTGTTCAAGCTCGAGGACGTGAATTCCAAGGCCTCGCGCCTGGACGCGGCCAAGCTGGGCTGGCTGAACCAGCAGTACCTGAAGAACGACGCTCCGGCCGACGTGGCCCGGCACCTGGAATGGCACCTGCGCGAGTTGGGCTACGACCTGGCCGCGGGCCCGGCGCCGGCCGACGTGGTGGTGGCGCTGCGCGACCGCGTGCAGACCCTGAAGGACATGGCCGAGCGCGCGGCGGTCTGGTACCGCCCGCTGGAGCAGTACGACGAGGCCGCCGTGGCCAAGCACCTGACCGCGGCCGCGCAGGCGCCGCTGGCCGAGGCGCGCAGCCGCCTGGCCGCGCTGGACGCGTGGACCGCCGAGGGCGTGGCCGCGGCCCTGCACGCCGCCGCCGAGGCCCTGGGCATCGGCATGGGCAAGGTCGCCCAGCCGCTGCGCGTGGCCATCACCGGCACCCAGGTCAGCCCCGACATCTCGCATACGGTCTACCTGGCCGGCCGCGACGGGGCCTTGCAGCGCATCGACGCCGCCCTCATTAAGATTCCCGAATAA
- a CDS encoding transcriptional repressor: MNASHACTDPQHHVHDGDAFVHEVERACEQRGLRLTPIRAHALRLIADAGRPIKAYDLLDQMKATHDAAAPPTVYRALDFLLEHGFIHKLASINAYVGCHHPGAAQHAVPFLICDNCQSATELEDERIVDLLDARARALGFVPQAQTLEVHGLCADCVEAKAKA, encoded by the coding sequence ATGAACGCCAGCCACGCCTGCACCGACCCCCAGCACCATGTCCACGACGGCGACGCCTTCGTGCACGAGGTGGAGCGGGCCTGCGAACAGCGCGGCCTGCGTCTGACTCCGATCCGCGCCCACGCGCTGCGGCTGATCGCCGACGCCGGGCGCCCGATCAAGGCCTACGACCTGCTCGACCAGATGAAGGCCACCCACGACGCCGCGGCGCCGCCCACGGTGTACCGCGCGCTGGACTTCCTGCTCGAGCACGGCTTCATCCACAAGCTCGCCTCGATCAACGCCTACGTCGGCTGCCACCATCCCGGCGCGGCCCAGCACGCGGTGCCGTTCCTGATCTGCGACAACTGCCAGTCGGCGACCGAGCTGGAGGACGAGCGCATCGTCGACCTGCTCGATGCCCGCGCCCGCGCACTGGGCTTCGTGCCGCAGGCGCAGACCTTGGAAGTGCATGGCTTGTGCGCGGATTGCGTCGAGGCCAAGGCTAAGGCCTGA